In Ornithodoros turicata isolate Travis chromosome 1, ASM3712646v1, whole genome shotgun sequence, the DNA window ttatataaatcttgcgccatacatagtgcacaatttgcggagaaagatgcgctaactgcttcttactctgtgtggctggaaaattgctacgttggctgagttatacagccttatgccgttcaaatggaccaagggcacatatttacgtagactgttgcattcaggagaccgttcgcgaagtttagtgacaatttgcagtcctcgggagtaaatgtcgggactaaatgtcgggttaggggactaaaatagggagtaattgcaatctaggggagtagaagctgcaattactccccgttttactcctttttttcttagagtgtagacggAAGCCGAGACAACAGCCTCCGTGAAGCGTGTgaatttaatttcatttattttattttttttatttttttcaattttgaCCAAGGCCTTCGCCCGGGAGGAAGAGTATAACCCCACGAAAATGTTTGTTTCATTTCAACGATATCGACATCCCTTCAACAACCACCGCTCCTTCCTCTCGCATCCTCGGAAATTATTCTACAACGAGTTGAACAACGTTTTATCATACCCCcaccttttcgtttctttttcaacaAATTGCTCCCGTCAATCCTTCGTATCTTTGATCTTTAATCAGTTCGTGTACGTTAGTATAATAATTTAACtaataaattataatatattatatataccagtcaaccctcgatttctAAACGGTTAACCTCCCTGGAAacatcgttcataaatcgaggacTCGGACTGTACATACAATATAGCTATTAAAATAGTTATGTATTATGTAATTATAATACGTATACAttactataccgggtgtttgtCCAATGatcgcctacaagatgcgcaccgcgtgaatgaccgggaggcgctcattatttaaataaaagttcaaatgagtttcgtgaaaaaagctaacttctaaagcagggcgccgtcggcattaaaatgggtactaccccttttgggaccttcagtggacaccttttagagaaaaatctgccaccgaagcgggtcatttgttgcagtaattaattggtttcggtttacgcatttttgtcgcggctggtcgcggcgaagcgcaaaaggacgtaattcattggtgtaattcattggtgtaagggcgtaattcattggtggacatgtgcgtgaaagagcgtccttttgcgcttcaccgcgaccagccgcgacaaaaatatgtaaaccgaaacccaTTAATTACTgtaacaaatgacccgcttcggtggcagatttttctctaaaaggtatctactgaaggtacCAGAAGTgctagtacccattttaatgccgacggcgccctgctttagaagttagctgctttcacgaaactcattttaatttttatttaaataatgagcgcctcccgctcattcacgcggtgcgcatcttgtaggcggtattggacagatacttgtaaaaaagaaagttattcgattggtgcaccggttcgcgaattatttagcccggggatttaactgaaacacccggtatatattatatgcatacatacattatgtatgtatgtatataacGGGATGTATTTTTGCTCAATTAAAATTTTCGAACGGATTTTTCGTCTTTCAATTCTAagcgaaaaataaataaaaacaaataaatgcccgaattcTGTTGTTCGGGAACGCGCACACCGTGTAAATTGTTCGGCGTGCCCTTACGAACGAAAGAACCATGCCAGAGCCCTGCACGGACCAACTTTTCCGGGCCTGACTCgggccttcatatttttatgcaggCCCGGTGGCCCAGTGAGTAGAGTCCGGCGCGGCACGGCGTCTAAgcgaatagagcccggcccggttactcggcgagtagatcccggcctagtatttccagctgTGACGTTCGCGTTtctggcgcttatcaaacaaatttataagtaaattttataagaagagaagacaaggCCACAAACATGCAAGtgctggcggtttaacaccgtaacagcacgagaccaaattaagtcctgaacgcacgcgggcatgggcgttatcgttccACTATCAagtttttgcggaggtagaggatgctgtcgacaaactccttctcccagtccctaacCCTGTGTGCAGTGTgatttgcttgtctttgcaaatatagggtgttcaaaattaagctttcacgagcgctacgcaaacacagtgatgacaggaaataggatgataactttacgctacttgtgtaagaaacaggtgctgctaattatgtagcacctgtttcttactcaaggaacagaaaaaatagcaccagttttcttcgCCTtcttcgcctatttataaagtgctagtgaaagcttaattttgaacaccctgtatatgcacaggaatgacgcaagcccgtgatgatatgaactaatagtcctccattgtgtggaattagctgtgTGACCCGGccgagcctgactctcggaaacatgtttgtcggcccggcccgcggttgTGGCGTATTTTGACgtcccgggcccggcccggagcacatagccaataacaagcccggcccgggCCCATGCAGGGCTCTAAACCATGCGAATAAGATTCACACGCAATAGCTGCACATTCCTGATGTGAATCTTACTTCTGTACGCTACGGTACTTCTGTACgctatagggtaaggtggggcaagatgagacacggggcaagacgcgacattttttgcctcacgccgcctgtctcagagacgcgttgctccatgtgCTTGAAACTTTattcataggtggctctgcatgtccgctttgttgcacgtgagaattgtccggattggtgtatgcgttgaagagagagagagaaaaaaaaaaatcggttacttcagCCTGCAACGTAAAGACCCgccaaaaaggcgcgattttctgcattcctttttcttgttatctgtgcagcagcgtttcgcaggcttattctgtcaatgcaATTGCAAGACCACATCCTATTTCTGTATTCATTCATCttgatatatgcaaaatatgggcactcttggttatccgcggtgttgaacagaaaaaaataatgcatccgatgatatgcacggggcaagacgcgacaacttaatgcaatttaaatgtaatgcaatttaaatttaatgtaatttagaaactgataagtcaTCTATTGGGTgtctttatgcttgttcctcagagattccttttttttttttttatattgcctaggattttccagctaATTTTCCAGTGTCCTAGGAtgtttccagcaaagcagaagcgcactcagaagcgagcgaccagcgacacatcagactggcggcggtgccttgtttgccaaggacggtggagggaaatagcaccgggatctgtgtggttttattgcacatcatgtaggcggtgggctcaagggggctgTGTTGGTTCTTAAAttacaaaaactaatttgtatagttcattaaaacggcgtgtctcatcttgccccacgcgatgtctcgtcttgccccgagggttggggcaagatgagacaatctgcatttttgaatttcttgttccgtgtttattttagaacaGGCTACGTCTGTTCTGATTTATAGATCAGAAGCTCCAGacctctgagaatgtgcctatggcaagttttttgtttttttttttagcacgaaaaataaaaattccatattcaattgcaaatttgtctcatcttgccccaccttcccctaTGCCTATAGAAACACGTATAGGCCCGAGAAACTTCAGTGGCCGTCATTTTCGAAACTTTTGCCACACGCACCATATACCAAACTTCGGCATCTTTAGTGTCTGCGGAATTTCGGAAACCGATGAACGGCGAGCATTTTTCGGCCAATGAAGAAAATGTGGGAATCAAGGCAACTTCGCGGCTGGATAAAAATGGAAACACGACTATATTTGCTCCGCGAGACTTCATGCGCTGCGTGAAGTTCAGGACCCTCCTGACGCACTGTCCCACGCACGCAAAACCGGTCCGTGTGGTGAAATTTTACGCACCATTTCACGCAGTGAACTACGCACATCTTCAAATTATCGATATTCCAGAGCAAGCGTTAAATCTATCACTTgatcctatacagggtgtttcacccaaCGTGTAAAAAAATCGTATTAGAAAGTCTACGTCTAAAAAACATGGGGTCAACACTATCTCAGGGGAGCTTTTGCCATAACTTCCGAGCACTTTTACCGATTTTAggtcgcgagaaaaaaaaattttctgAACTAAACTCCAAAATTTACCAAGTCAGCCTCACGTATTTTTTGCCAGCAGGCATTTACTCTTTGATTTGTTGGATTTGTCCCATACTGTTGTAACATAGTACATCCCACATTACAATGGTAATAGctcgaaaagaaagaaagaaggaaagaaaagcgaaaGCCGTTGTTTCGAGGCGCGCAAATTGTCGGCCGAGCTCCGGAAGAAAACGACCCTCCCCActcttcctgtttccttctcacttttgtttcagataactttgcgttgtaagcctgctgcagtcaTCAGTAGAAGCATGGAGAAGGAGAAGTGAAAGGGCACTTCCATGACCTCCTCGCATCGCTTCTTTCGGAGGTCTGAGCGCGGCCGACAATATGCGGACCTCGAAACAACGACTTTCGCTTTTCAGCTATTATTATTGTAGTACagaatgtattttgcaatgaaATGGGGTAAAGCTGACATGCGCTTTCAGTTTCTCGCAAAAACAAATACGTGAGGTTGGCTTGGCAAACTTCGGAGTTAAATTCAGAAAACTCAATTTCGCGCGATTTAAAattgataaaagtgctcggaAGTCACGGCAAACGCTCCCCTGAGATATATGTCGTTGACCCTATACAATTTCAAGACACGTAGATTTtctaatatatattttttttaacatgCCAAGTGAAACATATGCGTATAATTATagttgggagtagatttacgccTTGATTCGTCACGAGCTCCCGCGCGAAGGCTAATCCGATATTTTTATCTAGAATAATATCTTAAAGTGCCGATACGTGGCGTTCGCACCGCGCTAACGTGAAAAATAACAATAGCGCGCTCCAGAGTCCAGAACGACTATAATGTTAGTGGGATATCTCTCCTCAACCTGTCCCTTCTGGAAAATACTGTTTTGCAGCTTGATAAATCACACGAGGTGGTGgtactgctgaaagagctcaccgttgtcgacctcacagaggtgatgggcaacatcacgactaacgctatgggggaatgtgcgtcctgggcagacttctataagggaactgtgccgacgtatgtcgaacagcgtctgaggaaaactcaggaaaaaccccaggcagcacagtcggcaccgggattcgaacctgggtacctcccCGTCTCGACGCGACGTTTGAGCGGGCTTCCGTCAACCTCCGCCAATGAACTCTAGTTGTTACGTTTCGTACTTCCGCTAATTAAGCGATAAATCGTGAAAACATCTTGTCGAATGACTGGCGACGTAAGGGATCATAAATGTCAATGCAGCAGCATTCCCAATCCCTTACCCTCTCCACAATTgtctacataaaaaaaaaaaaactattactTCCTGCCCTTGCCTCAGAGTGTGACTACAAAACTTAATACGAATGCTATGCACTTACCATTCGTGGAGGTAGTGGAAGCACTACTGAAGCCTCACAATGCCCAGTTGTTGCGCATTCCCGATTAAAGTGTGGCAGTTGATGATCCCATCCACTGATGCCTTTTGATCAATTGTCATTCTTTAATAGTGGAAGAACAGTGCACACTGTGCACAACTGGGAATGCAAGAGGTCAACTGACCCCCAACCAGTTTCGCGATGCAAAAATTGTGGTGGAAATTCTGCCAGTCGTGTGTATGTATTGCAGCGTATAATCCAGCAAATATTTGTACAGCACCAGGGCAATGGCACTTCTTATAGGTGTAGGCAGTTGCGCAGCCAGgacaatattttgggaggggttctatgggagaTTTAcatggggaggaggaggaggaggaggaggagttcaccccctttttccttttctcaaaTGCACTACAAATTAtagagttggggggggggggggggttgatgATCCGAAGCTTCCCTGGTTATGGCTTTGGGCATAGGTGTTTTGTCTGCTGCCTTTCCGTAGTCTCATTCGACAACGGCACTCGGCACATACCACAGGTGTGTCAAGGAGGGATTTTACTCCTCTTACATTGACAACCCTACCAGAGAGAGCATTGTATACGCCATCATTACAGGCAATCCAGCAGGTGCAACAGTAGCTCCACTACGCAGACGCCAGATCACACCACTTTGGGTTTCTAGGGGATTGTTGTCTGCACCGCTAAGACCAGAGGACTTAGAGGTAAAATATGAAAAGGCTAAAACGTAACACGTAGGCAGTATGTGAAATAGTGCCGGAAAGTATCCGGATAGGAAAGATTGGCTTTCTAGCAGGATATAAACCTGGTTCGTACATTAGATGCATGTTGCCTTCACCAACGATATCCCCGACACATGGATATGCCGATGTGCACAACCTCCATAATACAGCGTACATTCTCTAGGTGAAAAGAGAGTAAACAGAAACTTAGTCAGTGCAGAAAGTCAAGCAAGTCAGTCAGAGTCGATGTTGAAAACGGGCATGTAAAACGAAGACTTCAAGAGCTTGAGCGTGTCTGTGTGTGCTGTCATTCATCGCTCTGCATGATTGTCAACATGGAAAGGGAAACTTATTGTGATGTGTAACCGTTGTATTGTCACTGTAAGATATTTTAGATACTTTGTCCCCTTTTGTCACACACACCTTTTATTTGTTTAAGGAGGGAAGATACGGTGGGGCCAATCGACGCCCAACATCCTTCACACTTGATGCTCAACCAGATGCTTAATGGTACACGAGTTCCAGCAAAATTACGCACTTCAAACGTGGACAATGTTTGCGTGCCACACAGGAAGGTTTCTGTGCTGTTACCAGTGCAAGGAAGTCATGCAGACTTGAAATCTTCCGAACACCCATCTTCCTTGTGAGGTTCCTCTTGTAATTGTTTGTCCTGCAGTATTTCTAACATGTTATCACCTTCCAACGGCATTCTAAAAGTAGCCTGTGTGCCGTTAACATGACTGGCTACAGCAGAAGTCGTTACACAGAAGTCGTGAGTGCTACAAACTGTATGCAGAAAGTCTGTACGCAGAATAATTGTTCTGGTTTATAAACAAGGGTGGAAGATGGGTACATTTTCATCCTGAGTGGTTCTTCCTTTTGTGACATGAAAGGACATGTGGTTCCTTTGAGGACACAACTCAACTCAAGGACTGAAATTTCGTTAAGATCACACGAGAAGTACAATACTGTGAGAGGCAGCTTGACTAGGTATTATATTTTAGGACGTCTGGCTATACAGAACCAGGTATGACTGTGGGCTCACAATAGTGGCTATAGCTCAAGCATGCAATGAACGATGGTCGTCTAAGATCGTTCTTCAGATGCCTCTTGCACATCTGCGCATCTTATCCAACCAAGCTGCACTTAAATCCATCTTATCTATCAGAAAATATGGAAGACGTTTGGTCTGACTTTTTTCGGGTTGAACGCCTTTCCCAGATTCGTCGTGAGGGAAAAAAATTGGGgtctatttttaaatctgtaatttggGGTGAAACCGAGGCTATTGATGCATTCGGGCCATCATCaggttatttttctttctttctgtccgGCAAACGACCCGCAGCTAAAGTGCATATATTGGTCAAACCTGCATACCTCACACGATTTACAACAGCAAGCACCACATCTACTAACATAAAGTGTGCTTCGATGGTCTACTGTCGCACTCAAGTAATATTTCCATCAGGCATGCGTACTAAATAGTGCACGTGACACCATTTGATGTGCGAttagaattcggggagaaatcgggtttaaccccaaATTGGCCCTAACCAGATTTGGGAGGGAATAATCGGcggaattgggtttaacccaaaaaaatGTCAGACCCTAGATATATATGGAACAAGGCAAAAACAGAATGGTGAGGATCACTTGtgtgcagtgttgtacgtatcgccgttacaagtaacgccgttacagtaatcgatactttttcggtatcggagtgcgtatcgcgatactttctcaagtcggtatcggaaaagtatttccgttacaaatttatggtaaggcgatctccgtatcgttaccgatacagATACTTTTAAGAGCCCCACGCTtacttcaccgaccatatttctcactcttattcattgacaatggtccgcctagccctcgacaagaagctttACCACAAgtaaccggaattatggaattataccaaacacgtgttcaccgtttttctttgaaactgagggaaataaccacgctgtgttcaacaaaagagttgaggtcaacgaacagaggttcAAGACTTTGACAGTGCGCtctcgcactgagtcacgctcacatatgctgtggcattgttaacttcggataggattccttggtcattggaTTCCCACGGTACGTGTAGGCccgacactaacgtaattgtcacactggcctctgtcagctgccggagagaccgCGGCAGAAAACGATTTCAAGAACcggctattgataaaagtcaagcctAACGTTTCCGAGCTATATATGAAATACGCTGTCTTTTCACCgcaaaactgttcacgtaagcgatattTCTATGTTGCGTCATCTCCGTATTTCAAACGAAAGTATCGCCCAatgtatcgcgttactttttttagtaacggtagcggtaatccgttactttaaaaaagaagtatcggtatcgcgataccatatttcggtaacgggtacaacactgcttctGTGTTTCCCTCAGTGACTCCGTCAGTGACATCAGCAAAGATCACCTACGCTCGTAGTGTCTGGATGGTTTGAAATGAAACTTTAGATTGGAATCCCACAATCAACGGAGATGTAATAGAATAAAACACCAGTTCTATGTACAGGAAGGCAGGACAAGAGACCTCTCTGCAGGGAAAACTGCCAGGCACAGAACAGCCATCGTTAGCAAAAACCCGCGCAAAACCATAATTAAGATGTGAAACGACAAACTTTCTTTCCACACATGCTCTTTTTTTATGCCTCATTGGTTTCCATTAGTTTTACAACAGTGTCTTCACAGAATGAGATGAAAGACAGAGAATCCACCTGAGCAGCAGAAGCTACTCCGTACTATAGAAACTGCTGTCATATGAAACATCACCAATAACACGGGCGAGAGCAAAGAACCTCTTGGCGCGTGATGGCCCTCTAATGCCGGGTCATATTTGCACACGGTGTTGGTATGTATGTTCAGAGGCTGCAAACTCGTACCAAAAAGTGAAGCGCGGTTGTTAATCCACTTTGGAGGCACAGTGTACTAATTAGGCCACGGACAAGGAAGACATACAGCAGGCGCTCGAGATTATCCGAAGCATCGGGATGAgcagttgggctagttggtgttGTTGCATACGAAACAGAGCATAATGAACACAGGAAAAAAGAGAAGACTTCGCAGGACAGAAAGGTGGAGAGGTCCTTTATCCCACAATGAATCAAAACACACTTCGTTGCAGGCAGTTCATGAGAATTTGGACTGATACAATAAGAGATTAGAACGAGTGAATGTTGACAGTGCTTTTTGCTTAGCGAGCCACTGTGAGTACGTAAGCAAGCCATCACTCTTTAACAGAGTATTGCCTCTTGCGACAATACGGTTTGAAAGGGCATGTAGCTCGTGGGAGGGTCTCTCATTGCTCTGCCTTATGTTGTCGCATTATGAAGAAGCACCTTCAGTTGCTGGTGCACACCTGTTGCCTTTCCTGTTCCCGTCTCCATTAGCGCTTGATGCCTTTGAGATGAAATACACATTCTCGAACTTGATTTCTCCAGGAAATGTTAGCATTATTTCACAACCCCTTTTTAAAAATGAACAGTCTGCGTTCCCTGGCGGTTTTCTCGGCACCAAGTTGATGTACGTCTCTGCAAACAGGTTCACGTGTGTACATTTAGCAAGATCACTCCACAATCTTCTCCAGttgctttttcatttatttGGCGCAGACCTTCCAAACTAAGACAAACCAAGTCTTTCATGTACACAGCATCCAGAGCACCTTTGCGTCTTGACAGCTCCAAATTTGTTTTCTCGCTTTCTTCGAACAGGAGGGATGATATTAAAAGTGGAAAGTTACTATAACTGATAAATGCTGTTCATAATATGCACTTCGAGCAACATTACAGCATGTACCATGAATCGACTTGGTTGTTATAAATACAATTCCTCCATATTTCAACGTAAGACTATTCTAAAAAGCAGACATGTCCCAAGGAGCTCACCCAATGTAGAAAGCAAGATAACGAAGCCACAGTACAAGGTATTCAGGATGGAACAATTCTTGCTGCGAGAAAAGACCGATTCAAAAGTGAATTAACCTAGCATCGGCGGGGTTCTGTTCAACGGGACAGTACGGACATTTTAGCTTGGAACCACTCGCCAGCTTATGAAGTGCGTCTCGAGAAATCACGTGGCCACAGACGAGCCGCATGGGTGGGTTGGCGTCGGTACTCTGCTGGCGCAGGATCGGACAAGCGAACACAGAGTGGAACTGGCGTCCCAGACGGATCTCTATCGGCAGTTCATCGCGAGAGCTCCACACTCCTGCCACCTGTCGCTGGACCATCACCTGCTTGATATTGAGAAGGGCAGGCAGGGCACGGCTGCCTGCTTCGAGGCACACTGCCAAGGGGCTCTCGACAGAGAGACCCAACCTCGCGCACGCGTCCCTCGTGAACGCCTCACAGGCCTCGGCCCAGCGTGCGGGTTCCAGAAGAGACGCGTAGGGCGATCGTTCCAGACCAGCACCTCCCGCCGTAGGGCCTCCGCCCCGCAGGAAAGCCAGGCTGCCCATGAGAGCTTGAAAATCCCGCTCGTGCGCACGTGCGAGTGGGGCGAGGTGCCGGCGTGCATACGCGATGGCTTCGCGTGCCGCGCCACGCTGCAACAGCCCTACGACCTGGAGCCGGTGTAACTGGAAGGGCAGCGCCGACACATTCCCGTCCTGGCTGGGCTGCGGGTCCTGGTGCCGCACGACCCACTCTAGCGCGGGCCCGAGGTCGCGCCGTTTGAGCGCGTCGAGCACGCGGTTGAGCTCGGCGAAGGGTTCCTTGTGGGCAGATTCGAGGCCTGCCTCGCGCGCCAGTTCTTCGGCAATATCGAGGAGGCCCTGCCGTAACAGGTGCTCGGCAATTACCTGGTTCAGGGCTGCCTTTTTTTCGGGGCCCTCAAACACGTCCTCGCTGCTTGTGGCCCAGAAGTCTGGTACAAAGTTCTGTGGTGAGAGACAAAACAGTGAAAGTTGGGTTTCATTCTTCTAATCTTagttaatcatcatcatcatctgagTGGTAGTGTAgtaaaaagtgtttggttttctgtttttgtcttttcATGCACTGCAGTTGCTTCCGATTTACACTTCCACTGTTCAAAGTCTGGGTGCTGCCAACATCTATAACTCTTTACTTCATCATCCTACCATTTATATGCCAAGGGTTGTAGCAGTCCGCGGACGACCAGAACTCGCCTACAAGTTTAAGTGAAAATTGAAACGAGTGAATTAGACTAGGCATGTGCTAGAT includes these proteins:
- the LOC135377394 gene encoding E3 ubiquitin-protein ligase RMND5A-like, which gives rise to MESCVAVEREVDKVLSKFGALQEHTRNSLTELMDHVQDLNRQLGEESPEIDVRATHKLSLALTQCAQKIRDVTSAIAAEHRDLHGTVSKVGKAIDKNFVPDFWATSSEDVFEGPEKKAALNQVIAEHLLRQGLLDIAEELAREAGLESAHKEPFAELNRVLDALKRRDLGPALEWVVRHQDPQPSQDGNVSALPFQLHRLQVVGLLQRGAAREAIAYARRHLAPLARAHERDFQALMGSLAFLRGGGPTAGGAGLERSPYASLLEPARWAEACEAFTRDACARLGLSVESPLAVCLEAGSRALPALLNIKQVMVQRQVAGVWSSRDELPIEIRLGRQFHSVFACPILRQQSTDANPPMRLVCGHVISRDALHKLASGSKLKCPYCPVEQNPADARLIHF